GATTACCCGCCGGCGATGGCTGACTACCCGATGGCAGATGTGACGCAAACGGACGCCCTGGCCTACGCGGCCTGGTTGAGCGACAAGATCGGCCAGGTTTGCTCGCTGCCCAGCGAAGAGGAATGGGAAAAGGCGGCCCGCGGCCATGACGGTCGCACCTACCCGTGGGGCGAGGAGCATCCGCGACCGGAGCTGGCGCATTTGGGCAACTGGGTAAAGCTGCGTTACTACGCGTACAATCTGTTCATCAAACCAGAGCGAGAGTGGGCACGCTCGGGCTGGTATTTTCGCTGCGGGTCCCCGTTGCCAGTGGGAGCCATCCCACAGAATGTGTCACCGTATGGCTGCTACGATATGGCCGGCAATGTCTGGGAATGGACGCGCAGCCCGTATCACCCCGCCGTACCCGGCTTTCACGTGGTCAAAGGCGGCTCATGGGGCTACAGCCCGCATCATACCCGGTGTTGCGTGCGCAGCGCGGCCAGCATTACCACAACCAGCGATCGCTATCATGCGCATGGCACCGGTTTTCGGCTGAGCATTCGCCTGTCAGCCTGACTCCCCGCCCGGTTCACCCAACGTGGCCGCGTCCACCAACACGGTATGAAAAGGAGACGCTATGACCAAGACAGTTTTCCTGATCAATTTCCGCAATCAGCGTGACATGTATCCGCCGTTTGGCATCATGTACGTGGCCGATGCCTTGATGCAGATTGGCTGCGAGGTGCGCATCTGGCACGAGACGGAAGATGGACTGGAGACCTTTGTCAAGGAGGTGGCGCGCGTGCGGCCGCTGTGGGTCGGATTCAGCACCATCACCGGGCCGCAGCTCAAGCCGACGATCGAGGCAACCAAACGGGTCAAGGCCCTGAACATTCCCACGGTCTGGGGCGGTGTCCATGCCACGATCATGCCCGCAGATGTGCTGCGTGAAGCCTACGTGGATTTTGTGATCGTCAACGAGGGTGAACAGACAGCCCAAGAATTTACGCATGCCCTGCAGAACGGCCAAGCCTGGGAGACGATCAGGGGGCTGGCCTGGAAAAACAGCGACGGCCGCGTGGTCACCAATCCTGAGCGCCCCTTCATTCAGAACCTGGACGACTTCACGCCGCGCTGGGACTTGGTGGCCGACATTCCGGCCTATTTCCTGCAATCAGGGCCGTATGACAAGGCGATTCCGGTCTACATCAGCCGGGGCTGCCCCTTCCGCTGCGGCTTCTGCTACAACGAAGTGGTGATGAAGCGCACCTGGCGTCAACATTCGGATGAGTTCATCGTACGGCAGATCAACTGGCTGCGAGACACTTACGGAGTCAATGCCGTTGATTACGCCGATGACTATCTGTTCGGCCGCATCAAACAGATGCAGCGCCTGATCGAAAAAGTACACATGCCCTGGAGTGGCCAGGTGCGTGTGCAGTTACTGAAGCCCGAATTCGTGCAGTGGATGCAGCAGACTGGCTGTCAGTGGGTCAACATCGGCGCAGAGAGCGGCAGTCAGGCGGTGCTCGACTCGATCAATAAGGACCAGAAGGCCGAATGGATCGTGTGGGGCATGCGCAACCTGGCCGAATATGCACCGCACATCGAGGCGAACCTGAGCTTCATCCTGGGGCTGCCAGCTGAAGAAAAGCTGGAGCGGCGGGAGACATTCCGCGTGATCGCCGAGGTGGCGCGCATCAACCAGAAAGCGCGCTGCTCAGTGGCGATCTACATGCCATACCCCGACACTCCCCTGTGGCCTGATGCCCTGGCGCGGGGATACGTGCCGCCTGCCACGCAGGAGGGCTGGACTGAGTTCGACATTCACAAGGGCAACACGCCCTGGGTTGATACCCGCCAGGGCGAAGTGATGTCCGATGTGTGCAACATCCTGTTTGTGGGACGCAGCCAGGGCCATTGGCTGCTGGCGCCCTACTACGCGCTGCTGCGCTGGCGCTGGCGTCACGATTTCTTTCATTTCTACGCAGAAGGATGGCTCAAGGACCAGATTTTCCGGTCATTGCGTCGTTCAGACACGTTACGCCGCCTGGGCAATCGAGCACTGCGCCGCGTGGTCAATTTCAACGACAACACCCACAAACGCAAACCTGGCGAGGCCATCGCCTGAGTGACTTGGGAAGTCTGCGGACTTCCGTCTGGATGCCCCGATACGGTACCTACTGAGCGCCCGGCAGCATACGACTCAACAGCGCCGGCAATGCCTCGACATCGGGCGCCAGGAGCAGGCGGAAGGCAGGCGCCGCTTCGGCCAGATGACCGAGAATGGAGAGATGCTGAGGAATGAGCGGCTTATCCCAGTTCTCGATGCTCTGTGGGATCATGGCCAGCAGCGCCTGCTGTGCGCTGAGCGGCTCGAGCGCGCTGATCATCAGCCCCGGTGTGATCTGGGGAAAACAGAGCGCGGCCGGCGCGGCGGTCTTGGTCCAAACGCCAGGATAGAGGCGCTCAGCCGCAAAGGTGCGCTTCTGGCGGCTGTGACCCAATGGGCTAAGCGGATCGGCCAGGATGGGCGCCATCTCAGGAAAGCGCGCCAGGCTATCGTCGAAGGCACTCAGGAGGCCCGGATAAGCCACCACTTCCAGATCAGAGCCGTCGGCGGCCAGGAGCGGGCTGTCGTTGGACAGAAGCGACCAGCCGGCGCGCAGCAGGCTGATGCCGGTCGTGGTCTTGCCAGCGCCAATGTCACCAATGATCAGCACGGCGCGGCCTGCACGGGCCGCGGCAAAAGCGTGGACGGTGAACAATCGGCGCCGACGCAAGAGCGGCGCCAGGCCGATGATCACCATGTCCTCAAGCACGCTGTAAGTGGCCAGGCAGGCTTCGCTGAGAAAGGCTTCGAAGCGCAGGGTGTTCAGGTCAATGCGCAGTTGCCCCCACTGCGTGAAGTGCGCGATCAGGCGTTGGTCATGCAGGAAATAGGCCAGGCGCCCTTCCTCGAACGTCACGGGCGTGCCTGTCGGCATGGCCGGAAGCACAGCGGCCCGGTGCAGCGTCACCATGATATCAGGCGCACCGTCGGCGCTGGCAAAGGGGCCAAAAATGACGCCGATGCGCTCAGCAATGCCGGCGTCGGCGGTCTGGATTTGGACGATCACATGTCGTAAACGATAATTTGCATGCATGAGGGCCAGTATAGCAACGAAAAGAGGGCATGCAAAATAAGGTCGTCTCTCACTTCCGGTGCGCCGTGTTCCGTCTTCGCCAACAGCCCTGCTGCATGACCCCGCGGGATTGACGAATGATGGCAAACGTCCTATACTTCCGTTGTCAGCCAGGTATGCACCAGCCACTCGAGGGACATCATGCCAAAAGTAGCGGATATTGGCGGCAAACGCCTGATCAGCCTTGCTCCGGACGCCTGGGCGCAATGGGTCACGCAGCGCAACGATGTGGTGGCACGCGAAGTGGTCACCAGTGAGTTTCAGTGGATCAGTCGCGCCAGCGATGTGCTGATGCGCTGCTTCAGCCCTGAGCAGGGCGAGTTCCTGCAATTGACGGAACTGCAAATACGCTACAAGCCTGGCCTGCCGCGGCGGATGCGAGCCTATGCTGGGTTGGCAGAAGAGACGTTCCATCTACCGGTGTTTCCGGTATTGATCAACATCTTGCCGTCCAAGCAGGGCGTCGAGGCGCCTGAACGTTACGAGTCTGAGTTCATGGGATTGCACGCGCGGCAGGATTACCGGGTCATCAATCTGTGGACGGTGGATGTCAACCTCGTTTTGCAGCGACCTCTGCCAGCACTTCTTCCCTTTACTCCGGTGCTGCGTGATGGCGCCCAACCGCAGGTTGTCATCCGTGCATTGGACATGTTACGTCAAGATGAAAAACTGAGCGATCTGGAGCCGCTCCTGGCCTTTTTCGCCAGTTTTGTGTTAGACATCCCGGTAGTACAACAGATCATGAGGTGGGATATGAACGTCTTGCGCGAATCGCCCTGGTATCAAGAGATCCTGGAGCAGGGTCTGGTCGAAGGCATGGAAAAAGGGATGCTGAAAGGGATGCAGCAAGGGATGCTGAAAGGCATGCAGCAAGGCATGCAGCAAGGTGCTCTCCGTCAACTGCTGCGCCTGGTGCGGGTGCGCTTCCAGATCGCGCCACCGAGTATCCAAATCAGACTGCAGCAGCTCAACGCCGACCAACTTGAACAGCTCGTAGATGTGGCGCTCGCGGCAGAGTCGCTCGACGAGTTCATGTTGCAGGTACCGGCATCGCCCGACAACGGCAAACACTAATCTGGCCCAGCGTTACTCACAGATCAAGTAACCAGGATATCACATGACCAAGATTATGTCTGGCAGTGTTCTGATGCGGGCGACCCATGCCACGCACCAGGTCGTGGCCAGCGAGGCAATTTTGATCCATCTCAACAGCGGGCAATACTACTCCCTCAACCAAACCGGAACCTGGCTCTGGGAGCATCTGGACGGCCAGACCGCCCTGGAACAGTGGGGCACGGCCCTGGCGGCGGCCTGCAACATCCCGGAGCAGGTCGCTGAGGTGACGCAAGACCTGATCGAGCTGGCTCAGGGGCTGGCCAATGAGGGCCTTGTTGTTGCCCGCTGAAAACCGCAGCCGTGTCGGGCGTCGCCTGCGCCGCGCAGCCGACGTGGCGCTGACGCTGCTCATGGCCCTGCCGCGACCGTCCGCATGGCGCCTGGGGTGGGAGATGTGGCGCATGAGTCAGCATCTCGATGCACGGATGACCGGCGCCCCGTTACCCCTGTTCCTGGCTGGCCTGACCCCGACCGCAATTGACCTGACTCTGCCATCGGCGCGCGTGCGGCGCCTGGCTGATGCCATCGCCGTGCTGCACATCGCCTCACCGTTGGGCATCTGCCTGCGGCGCTCGCTGCTGCGCTACCACTTCTTGCGCCGCTGCGGCCTACCGGTCACCATTGTCTTTGGCGCCCGCCGGCGTGGTGAGGCTTTGGGCGGCCACGCCTGGCTGACGCTCGATCAGCATCCCTACTTCGAAGCCGCAGAGGACTATCAACCTTTTGTCGTGATGGTCCGCTTTCCGCCGGAGGACGTGTCTGCACCGGCGTCAGGTCTCAGCTAGATGTGCGGGATCGCCGGGATTGTGCGCCTGCGCCCCGGGCCAGCCGTCGGCCAGGAACAACTGGAGAGGATGCTGGCCACCATGCTGCACCGCGGGCCGGACGATAGCGGGATTTTCCTGACCGATGAGTGCGGCCTCGGCGCCCGGCGCTTGAGCATTATGGACCTGACGGGCGGACATCAGCCGATGGTCACGGACGGCGGTCACCTGGCCGTCGTGCAAAATGGCGAGATCTATAACTACCCTGCCCTGCGCCGTGATTTGACCGCGGCCGGCTGCGATTTTCACACAACGTGCGACACAGAGGTCCTGCTGCATGCCTACCGGGCTTGGGGCCTCGACATGGTTGGTCGCTTGCGCGGCATGATCGCGTTCGCGCTGTGGGATGCCAAGCAGGCGCAGCTCCTGCTGGCCCGCGACCGCTTTGGAATCAAGCCACTCTATTATGTCGAACACCAGGGCGTCCTGCGCTTTGCCTCCACCATCCAGGCCCTGCTGGCCGACCCCACGGCGCCGCGGCGGCTCAACACCGACGCGCTGCATGAGCTCTTGATCTGGGGCTTTGTGCCCGGCCCGCAAACCCTCTTCCACGGTATCTTCAAGGTGCCACCGGCGCACCTGGTGATTGTGCAAGCCAGAACCGGCCAGGTGCAGCAGCGACGCTACTGGGATTTGCCGACCGCCGTGCAAAGTCAAGCGCCGCGCACCACGGCGGAGGCCAGCGCGCGCTTGTTCGAGTTGCTGCGCGACGCGGTGGCGAGTCACCTGCAAAGCGATGTTCCCGTTGGCGCGCTGCTCAGCGGTGGCCTGGACAGCAGCGGGCTGGTGGCCCTGATGCGCAGGCTGCACGGCCAGACCGTACACACCTTCAGCATCGGCTTCGAGGTGCCGGGCGCGCCGCAGTACAACGAACGGCCATTTGCTGAGTTGGCCGCGCGCCACCTCGGCAGCGAACATCACGCCATCACCTTTACCCTGGCCGATTTTGACCTACTGCCGGCTGCCGTCAGTCATCTGGAACAACCCCTGGCCTCGGCCACCTTCTTGCCCCTTTACCGGCTCTACGCGGCCTGCCATGCGGTCGGCATCGAAGTAATCCTGACCGGGGAAGGGGCCGATGAGCTATTTGCTGGCTATGGCTGGTACCGCGGCGAGCGCCTGGCGCATAGCCTGGAGCGCCTGCCGGCTCCGCTGCGCCGTCAGGCCGGCCGCCTGCCCGGTGCATGGCTTTCGCCCGCTGCACGGCGCGTCCTCGCCTTAGGGGCCACGGCTGACCTGCATGCACGTTACCAGGCGTGGCAACAGATCGGCAACCTGAATGTTGCCGACCTTCTCAACCCAGATATGCACACGGCTGGAGAGGCGACGGCGCCTCTGCTGCACCCGCCGGCCAGCTCACGCCTGGGACAGATGCAGGCGTTGGAGGCCCAAACCCGCTTGCCTGATTTCATCAACACCGAAGTGGACAGCATGAGCATGGCACACAGTGTGGAAGCGCGGGTGCCCTACCTGGATCATCACCTGTGGGAGGCCGTCATGGGCTGGCCTGAGATGTGGCGCCAGGCCTGGGGACAGCCGGAGAAATGGCTGCTGCGCAAGACACTGGCCCCACTGCTGCCCGCGGCCATCGTGCAGCGTCGCAAACAAGGCCTGGCATCGCCGCACAGCCTGTGGTGGCAACAGCCACGCTTGCCCGCGTGGGCAACCGACGCCATCAGCAGTCGGTCCCTGCGCCAGCACGGCCTGTTTCAAGCGGCAGCCGTGGCTGACCTTCTGCGCCGGCAGCGCGCCGGTCAGCCTGGCATTGCATCCTACCTGACGGCCGTTCTCAGTACGCAGGTATGGACAAGTACGTTTCGGGTGTCGTGGTGAGCGCGCTGTTCACGAATGAAACAAGCCCTACCAGTTCCAGCGGCTGCTCTTGTCGGCCCATACCGGCGGCCCCTGCAAATTTGGCGCCCCTGCGGCTTTGTGCTACAATTTTGTCTGTCAGTCGAGATGCCCCAGTAGCTCAGTGGATTAGAGCGTCTCCCTGCGGAGGAGAAGGCCAGGCGTTCGAGCCGCCTCTGGGGTACCATGCAGTCTGGGTAGGTGAAGAGAGTCGGTCGTCTTGGGCCGGCTCTCTTTTTTGTGTCTGCGCCTTGGACGAGCGAGCGGACTGTGCTGCCGATTGAGTTGCGCCGCAGGCAATTTGGGATTACAATGAACGCGTGGTTAGGAACGAGAGTTAAACACGATTGATCTCGCATCAGTGCCCAGAAAGGATGAGAGTCATCCCATGACCAAACAGACCATTCTCGCCGTTGATGACGAAGCGCGCGTGCTACAACTACTGCGCACAACTTTGCAGTTAGCAGGCTATCACGTGCTGACAGCCGGTGACGGCCTGGAAGGTTTGCAGATCGCGCAGCAACCCGGCGTGGACCTGGTTCTGTTAGACCTGGGGCTGCCCGGCTTGAATGGTTTTGATGTGTTGGTGCGCTTGCGCCAGGTGAGCGACATCCCGGTCATCATCATCACGGCCTGGGAAGAGGAGGACAACAAGGTGCGCGGCTTGGAACTGGGCGCCGATGACTACCTGACCAAGCCGTTTGGTCGGCGTGAGCTGTTGGCGAGAATTCAGGCGGTCATGCGGCGCTACCATCCAGAACCGCGGCCGGCAGCGGCCGGCGTTTTTGAAAGTGGGCACCTGCGCGTTGACCTGGGCAAGCGCCAGGTCATGGTCGCTGGCAGCGAGGTACATCTGACGCCCACCGAGTATGGCCTGTTAGCCGAATTTATCAGCCACCCCGGCCGCGTCTTGCTGCATAGCTACCTCCTGAGCACGGTCTGGGGGCCGGAGTATCGAGAAGACGTGACCATCCTGCGCGCCAGCATCTACCGCCTGCGCCAAAAGATCGAAACGGACTCGACCCACCCGCAGATCATCCGCAGCGAGCCTGGCGTGGGCTATCTGCTCATTCAACTCTCCAACTCACCGCAGTAGGGAACCCGGCCCACAAGCGGTGACCGCGCCCCACTGGAACCTTTCACCTGCCGTGCCCGTCTCCCAGGCAGCAAACGCTGACCTTCAGCCGCGGACGCACGTGACGCCCGTGTCATTGCCACGAATAGCAAAAGGAGTGCATCATGTTAGCACCAAGCAGACGATTTTTCAGACAACGCACCGCAGCCACCCTCCTGGCCGTTGTGCTTCTCCTCGCGACTGTCATGCCGACCCCGGCCTGGCAGAACAGCGGCCCCGATACCGGGAGCAGGGCCGTTGAGTTGACTGTGTACAACCAGGACCTAGCCCTGGTCAAGGAGACGCGACCGTTGACCTTGACCCTGGGCCTGAACGAAATTCGCTACACCGATGTGGCCGCTTTGATTGACCCAACCAGTGTCCGCTTCTCCTCCCGCACTTCACTGACCGGCACACACGTGTTGGAACAAAACTACGAGTATGATCTGGTGGGCGCGGAAAAGCTTCTGGAAAAGTACATTGACCAGCCTATCGAGGTCATCACCGAAGACGGCAGCGTCTACCAGGGCAAGCTGCTCAATGGCAGCAGCGACGTCATCCTGATGGCGGACGACGGCAAGGTGACGGTTCTACGTCGCGAACAGATCCGCACCTTCACCTTCCCGGCTCTGCCTGAAGGCCTGATTACCCGCCCCACCCTGGTGTGGACGGTGGACACTGACAAGGCCGGCATCCATACAACCGATGTCACCTACTTGACGCACGGCATCAGTTGGCGAGCCAACTATGTGCTGTTGCTGGCCAAGAACGAAAAAACCCTCGACCTCAACGGCTGGGTCACGTTGGACAACCGCAGCGGCATCACCTACCAGGATGCCAAGCTCAAACTGGTGGCCGGCGACATTGCCCGGGCCGCAAACATGGGTGTGCAGAAGGTGATGGATTACGCGGCGGTGGAAGCGCCACGCGCCGCCCCCGGCCCGCAGGTCAGCGAGCGGGGTTTCTTCGAATATCATCTGTACGAGGTCAACCGTCCGGTCACGGTGCGCAACAACCAGACCAAGCAGATCGAATTTGTTACCAGCACCGGCATCACCACGACGACGTTCTTCGTCTACGACGGTTCTGGCATCAGCTTCGGCGGTTACGGCCCGGTGTTCGATCAGGCCTACGGCAGCACGGGGCAGACGAAGGTCAATGCCATGCTGGAGTTTTTCACCGGTAAGAAGAACAACCTGGACGCACCCCTGCCGGCAGGCGTGGTGCGCATCTTCAAGCCGGATGAGGACGGCGCGGCGCTGTTGATTGGCGAAGATTCCATTGACCACACGCCCAAGGGCGAGAAGATCCAACTGTATGTGGGCGATGCGTTCGACATTGTCGGCGAACGCACGCAGACCGACTTCAAGCGCCTGGGCGACAAGGTCGTCGAAGAGACGTTCAAGATCGTCGTGCGCAATCGCAAGGAGAGCGCCGTCGAAGTGCGTGTCGTGGAG
Above is a window of Candidatus Amarolinea dominans DNA encoding:
- a CDS encoding SUMF1/EgtB/PvdO family nonheme iron enzyme, whose translation is MTAPPPRIYLPATAWHSAFALVPAGPFIYGPELVYERLEGTRSLRPRQTLNLGTFALAIYPVTVAQWQRFAGETGYRWPGTWYHLVEPPRGWLRRFAPCRDYPPAMADYPMADVTQTDALAYAAWLSDKIGQVCSLPSEEEWEKAARGHDGRTYPWGEEHPRPELAHLGNWVKLRYYAYNLFIKPEREWARSGWYFRCGSPLPVGAIPQNVSPYGCYDMAGNVWEWTRSPYHPAVPGFHVVKGGSWGYSPHHTRCCVRSAASITTTSDRYHAHGTGFRLSIRLSA
- a CDS encoding B12-binding domain-containing radical SAM protein, encoding MTKTVFLINFRNQRDMYPPFGIMYVADALMQIGCEVRIWHETEDGLETFVKEVARVRPLWVGFSTITGPQLKPTIEATKRVKALNIPTVWGGVHATIMPADVLREAYVDFVIVNEGEQTAQEFTHALQNGQAWETIRGLAWKNSDGRVVTNPERPFIQNLDDFTPRWDLVADIPAYFLQSGPYDKAIPVYISRGCPFRCGFCYNEVVMKRTWRQHSDEFIVRQINWLRDTYGVNAVDYADDYLFGRIKQMQRLIEKVHMPWSGQVRVQLLKPEFVQWMQQTGCQWVNIGAESGSQAVLDSINKDQKAEWIVWGMRNLAEYAPHIEANLSFILGLPAEEKLERRETFRVIAEVARINQKARCSVAIYMPYPDTPLWPDALARGYVPPATQEGWTEFDIHKGNTPWVDTRQGEVMSDVCNILFVGRSQGHWLLAPYYALLRWRWRHDFFHFYAEGWLKDQIFRSLRRSDTLRRLGNRALRRVVNFNDNTHKRKPGEAIA
- a CDS encoding Rpn family recombination-promoting nuclease/putative transposase; translation: MPKVADIGGKRLISLAPDAWAQWVTQRNDVVAREVVTSEFQWISRASDVLMRCFSPEQGEFLQLTELQIRYKPGLPRRMRAYAGLAEETFHLPVFPVLINILPSKQGVEAPERYESEFMGLHARQDYRVINLWTVDVNLVLQRPLPALLPFTPVLRDGAQPQVVIRALDMLRQDEKLSDLEPLLAFFASFVLDIPVVQQIMRWDMNVLRESPWYQEILEQGLVEGMEKGMLKGMQQGMLKGMQQGMQQGALRQLLRLVRVRFQIAPPSIQIRLQQLNADQLEQLVDVALAAESLDEFMLQVPASPDNGKH
- a CDS encoding PqqD family protein; translation: MTKIMSGSVLMRATHATHQVVASEAILIHLNSGQYYSLNQTGTWLWEHLDGQTALEQWGTALAAACNIPEQVAEVTQDLIELAQGLANEGLVVAR
- a CDS encoding lasso peptide biosynthesis B2 protein, which gives rise to MPAENRSRVGRRLRRAADVALTLLMALPRPSAWRLGWEMWRMSQHLDARMTGAPLPLFLAGLTPTAIDLTLPSARVRRLADAIAVLHIASPLGICLRRSLLRYHFLRRCGLPVTIVFGARRRGEALGGHAWLTLDQHPYFEAAEDYQPFVVMVRFPPEDVSAPASGLS
- the asnB gene encoding asparagine synthase (glutamine-hydrolyzing); protein product: MCGIAGIVRLRPGPAVGQEQLERMLATMLHRGPDDSGIFLTDECGLGARRLSIMDLTGGHQPMVTDGGHLAVVQNGEIYNYPALRRDLTAAGCDFHTTCDTEVLLHAYRAWGLDMVGRLRGMIAFALWDAKQAQLLLARDRFGIKPLYYVEHQGVLRFASTIQALLADPTAPRRLNTDALHELLIWGFVPGPQTLFHGIFKVPPAHLVIVQARTGQVQQRRYWDLPTAVQSQAPRTTAEASARLFELLRDAVASHLQSDVPVGALLSGGLDSSGLVALMRRLHGQTVHTFSIGFEVPGAPQYNERPFAELAARHLGSEHHAITFTLADFDLLPAAVSHLEQPLASATFLPLYRLYAACHAVGIEVILTGEGADELFAGYGWYRGERLAHSLERLPAPLRRQAGRLPGAWLSPAARRVLALGATADLHARYQAWQQIGNLNVADLLNPDMHTAGEATAPLLHPPASSRLGQMQALEAQTRLPDFINTEVDSMSMAHSVEARVPYLDHHLWEAVMGWPEMWRQAWGQPEKWLLRKTLAPLLPAAIVQRRKQGLASPHSLWWQQPRLPAWATDAISSRSLRQHGLFQAAAVADLLRRQRAGQPGIASYLTAVLSTQVWTSTFRVSW
- a CDS encoding response regulator transcription factor; this translates as MTKQTILAVDDEARVLQLLRTTLQLAGYHVLTAGDGLEGLQIAQQPGVDLVLLDLGLPGLNGFDVLVRLRQVSDIPVIIITAWEEEDNKVRGLELGADDYLTKPFGRRELLARIQAVMRRYHPEPRPAAAGVFESGHLRVDLGKRQVMVAGSEVHLTPTEYGLLAEFISHPGRVLLHSYLLSTVWGPEYREDVTILRASIYRLRQKIETDSTHPQIIRSEPGVGYLLIQLSNSPQ
- a CDS encoding DUF4139 domain-containing protein, whose amino-acid sequence is MLAPSRRFFRQRTAATLLAVVLLLATVMPTPAWQNSGPDTGSRAVELTVYNQDLALVKETRPLTLTLGLNEIRYTDVAALIDPTSVRFSSRTSLTGTHVLEQNYEYDLVGAEKLLEKYIDQPIEVITEDGSVYQGKLLNGSSDVILMADDGKVTVLRREQIRTFTFPALPEGLITRPTLVWTVDTDKAGIHTTDVTYLTHGISWRANYVLLLAKNEKTLDLNGWVTLDNRSGITYQDAKLKLVAGDIARAANMGVQKVMDYAAVEAPRAAPGPQVSERGFFEYHLYEVNRPVTVRNNQTKQIEFVTSTGITTTTFFVYDGSGISFGGYGPVFDQAYGSTGQTKVNAMLEFFTGKKNNLDAPLPAGVVRIFKPDEDGAALLIGEDSIDHTPKGEKIQLYVGDAFDIVGERTQTDFKRLGDKVVEETFKIVVRNRKESAVEVRVVEHLYRWSQWEIVQASDKSYSKPNAQTIEWRVPVKADDTTEITYTVRYSF